TAAAAGGGGTCATAGTCACTTGATGATTTCTTGAGAGTCCATAGAAATCTTTGACTTCTTTCCATCCAGCCAGTATAGTTGGATTCACCAAATCTTGGTTGTATGTAATAGAGTGCATGTTGTCATTACTATCTAGCAGATGTCAAGTATGCTCTAGTTGATCCTTCCATCTTACAGTAAAGGACCTACTCACTTCACCATAAGACTACATTTAAAGTAAACTAATATAAGCAATATTGATGTGTTATATcatgtcatgtttatttgagaatAGTCTTGAAATTCCTAACCCGATCCTTAATATGAATTGTGTTGAAAATTTCCTCTAGTTTTCTATTAATCTTCACCATTATCTTAGTCATTTCATTCCAATTCTTTTGATCTTCATTCATCGTTTTTAAACTCCATTTACaatataaaagttattattaATCCACAACATCTGTTTTGCCTTAAATATGTTCAGTTAGAAACTATTAATCGAACATTGTATAGTCTCTAATCTAAAATTACACTTTGGCTTAAAAGCTAGaacttcttaaaaataaatatgcatgcCTACCTACTAGTAGTAAACCAAGAGATATGAGATTGGTCTAGTACATGCCACGGTGTTTAAAGACACAATGCATATACCTATTTTTGAAAACCAAGAATTATATTCCTATTTTCAAAGTATCAATTTTTTGCTTCAAATTAAAAACCCTAACATCATCTTTTGTCTGCGACAAAGGATCATAAATTTAAACCTAGAGTGTATGAGGATTCTTACCAAGAGAAATGGGTCGACGTGTAACTCTGTTGTGGTTGATCGTTAGATGGATTGACCCTGCTCTACCAGTTTAAACATGGATATCTGCTTTTATATAACTTGACTATATAGGAAAATTCTACTATTTAAGTACAAAGTAAACAATTAATGTTTTATCGTTTGTTTCTCTATGGTGTTGCATCAAAATTGCAAGAGGTACTTCAAGTTTCCCTTCACGCacacatatttttattcattatttttctgtCTCTCTAATCATATCAAATATTGGGAAAAAAAATTGGGGGTCTAAGGTTGTGGTAGAATTCTCATACCAGCACAAAGTCCCATTATAAGAAAACAAACGGAACACATAATTTAAGATTAACTGCAAATTTGACTGCTTTAGCATTTCTGGAAAACAAACAGAACATAAAATTCTCTCACCAGCACAAATCCCATATGAAATAGTATATTCAAAGTTTCAAACTGTCAGTATTTGTAGTCATTGAAGCATAATAGAgccaaaaaataaaaccttAGGTCCGACGGGGATTGTCTCTAATGACGTCGGTGAGGTGTTGAGAGTTTAAGATTGAGTGAGAAATGTCGGTCTAGTGGCGACGTAACGGTGCGGAGGTATGGCGTTGCGCTGCGACGCGAGTGAGGAATGTTGTAGTATGTTGTGGCAGCGCGAACGAAGTGGAGACTGAGAGGCAAGAACGGACAAGCGAAGAGAAAGAAAGTAGAGGCGCGAGAGGCAGTGACAATGTGGAGATAGAGAGGCATTTCGAGAGGTTGTAGTGCCAACGGTGAGGGAGTTTCAGTGCCGTGAGTGCGAAAGTGAGGGATTTCGAGTGAGAGTAAGAGTAAGAGTCAGAAAGGCAAAGTGAGGGAGCTCGAGGGTTTTCGGCGCcagaaaatcaattataaaagatctcacaacatcagtttttaaataaaaccaatgttaacgaagtaactcaacattggtttttggaaaaaccgatgttaagtttcCCCTATGTTGTTCCAATAACGTCGATTTTTCATAAAACCGATATTAACACgagttcgttaacatcggtttttcaaaaatcgatgttaatgatctcatgttaacatcagttttttaaaaatcgatattAACAAACTCGTGTTAACATCGGTCTTctgaaaaattgatgttaacaaactCGTGTTATTTACAAGTATGTCATCacatttttgttaacatcgattttatcaAAAACCGGTGTTAGTGTAGCGATGTTAAAACCATTATTTGTAGTAGTGTTATTTCCAAACAAAAGTAGTATTTTAGTATATCTCTTTCTAAATCAAATATAGGTGTGTTTGAATTTGGGTAGGAATGTTGCAAAATTATGTTGGAGAGTAAAATGAGTTTTGAGTCATGTTTGATTATCTCTTAAAAGTAAGTTTAAgagtaaatttttgtttgaaaactcAATTTTAAAGAAGTAAGACTTGAAATACTTTTTCAATTCAATATATAAGGTTGGTTACGTgatgaaaaaaagaatgaaatgtGAAAAATATTGTTAGATCAATCcatttgctaataaaaaattaataaattaacaattaatatttactgatgaaaaaaagtttataaactttaattcaaacatatgTTTTATCATATTAAGCTGAATTGTTTCAAAGTCAATgtcacaaaaatttaaaatttaaccccaataagaaaaaaaaaagcattgaaAGGTGAGCTGCACATAGTGGCTATAGCTTTCTATTTGTCCCATGTTAACTATCTCAATTAATAACCGCATCCAAGGTAGCTGGGCATGGTCTAGCTAGGTTTTATTTTAGCAAGATTTTCACTGAGAAAGGTAAACAAATTAGGTATATACTACTACTAGCACATCCCCATCCATGgggcagaaaagaaaaaagaggtggtgatgaaaaaatgatttattcaaTTATGTGATGACCCGTGAGAGAGTGAGCCAAAAGCTTAACTGCCTCAAATCCCTCCCACAGTGCCCACCATTACATGACAAAATCCCCAACTCCCATATACAAACAATTTGCTGGCCGGCTGCTTCACATGCCTCCAAAATCCAACACGAGCAGTGCCTCCTACGGCTACAGGTACTATcctcttcctctctctctctctctctctcttatattACACTACACACATCTCTCTCACCCCTCTCTCTTTCCAAACCAAAAGGGTTATCTCAAGAAGTGGGATTAGCACCCTTTTTGTAGCCATGAAAGTGATGTTCTCAGCACTACTCCTTTTGCCCTTCTGATAAAGCCTGAACTTCCCCTAGAACGGTCTCTTTTGCCCAATTTGACTTCagatatgtttttcttttctcggGACACGAGTTTTCCCCCCTCCTCCGATCAGTCTCTGTTGCTGCTGCCAAGaactataataatataaatcccCCACGAAAAAGCTGAGTTCTCTTTTCCTCTCGCACCCAATTTCAGTATTTCACCCACAACTTGGATCGCTCTTCCCAATGGCAAAGGTACCCACTACTACTACTGCTAGTCAGGTCcctttctctcttttccctcttccatgattttgttttaatatctAAAGAATCATCTTCAAAATAAATAGGACTGTCATtgataataagtaattaaaattaaaataaaacaatcttatgttggatgattttttttattaattcattcCCCTTATTATATCTGCTCCAAGAATTTGTCAATTGTTCCCCATTTCACCCTTTCTCCCTCCTACCCTCCACATGACGCAATTCACACCCCCACTTCCTCCTTTGCACCACCAAATCACATCCCTCCTCCCAAACCCTAACATGATGAACAAAAACCAAATCCCTAGGCCTAGGCCTTGGCCTGCTTCAGGCTTCCCTACTACCTCCAAGGCCCTTTCCAACTTGGGCGACGCGAACTGCATGGAACAGTTACTTGTTCACTGCGCCAACGCTATTGAAACCAACGACGTAACCCTCGCACAACAGATCCTTTGGGTGCTTAACAACATAGCCCCCCATGATGGCGACTCCAATCAACGCCTCGCCTCTGGCTTCCTCCGCGCCCTCACTGCACGTGCCGCCAAAACCGGCACGTGCAAGATGCTCGTCTCCGCCGGCACCAACCTCTCCATCGACACGCACAGATTTAACATCATTGAGCTCGCTAACTTCGTCGACCTAACCCCGTGGCACCGCTTCGGCTTCACCGCCGCCAACGCCGCCGTCTTGGAAGCCACCGAAGGGTTCTCCGTTGTACATATTGTGGACTTGAGCTTGACGCATTGCATGCAAATTCCCACACTTGTCGACGCCATCGCCAGCCGCCAGCACCACGACGCGTCGCCGCCGATAATCAAGCTCACGGTGGCCGACGCTTGCTGCAGGGACCACATCCCTCCCATGCTCGATCTCTCCTACGAGGAACTCGGCGCCAAGCTGGTGAGTTTCGCTCGGTCGAGAAACGTGATCATGGAATTCAGAGTGGTTTCTTCGAGTTATCAAGACGGGTTCGCGAGTTTGATCGAACATTTAAGAGtgcaacaagaacaacaacagcATTTTGTTTATGCAGCAGAACCTAGTACTCCGAGTGAGGCTTTGGTTATAAACTGTCACATGATGCTTCATTACATCCCCGACGAAACCCTATCAGATACAACAGACTTAACCTCTTATGTCTacgattcttcttcttctgctgcCGTTAGTGTTACTCCCACTTCTTCACTGCGATCACTGTTCCTTAAGTCCCTGCGAGGTTTAGACCCAACGGTCGTGATCTTGGTCGACGAAGACGCGGATTTGACATCAAACAACTTGGTATGCAGACTAAGATCAGCATTTAACTTCCTATGGATCCCTTACGACACCGTGGACACGTTCTTGCCGCGAGGGAGCAAGCAGAGACAGTGGTACGAGGCAGACACATGCTGGAAGATTGAGAATGTGATTGCACACGAAGGGCTTCAGAGGGTGGAGAGGGTAGAACCTAAGAACAAGTGGGAGGAGCGAATGAAGAATGCGAGTTTTCAAGGGGTTGGTTTCAGTGAAGACTCTGTTGCAGAAGTGAAGGCAATGCTCGATGAACATGCTGCTGGGTGGGGATTGAAGAAGGAAGATGAACACATTGTGCTCACTTGGAAAGGACACAATGTAGTCTTTGCCTCTGCTTGGTTACCTGCTTGAACATCATTGATTTGTACTCTATCAATGAATGAATAACTGACATTATTATTCTCATTATTATTTTCCTATTTAGTAGTCTTTTTGCTAGCTAGCTAGTTAGTTGCTTTCTTAAATAGTTACATTGTACTTTTTAAGAGTAAATAAGTAGATCACGAGTTATTTGTAGGTCTTTGTCATGATGTTTTAGATAGTATCAATTAATGCAGGTGTTTTATATTTCAATTCTTATAACATTCGCTTTTGCATTTCATCATTCCTTTCTTTTCAAGTAACATTATTCATCATTTttattactttctttttcttttagtttttttctctCCTCTCTCAAAGTATATACACCTTCATTGAGtgtaattttatgttttgtttgtttatagTAGTAATTAAAATGTCACTAACCAGTTGGATGCAAAGTTTATAATTAATCTCAAGTAGTATATCCAGAAATAGTAGAAATAGATTAATAATCGCAAGTACTCTATATAATCTCAAGGTTTGTACTGTAGTTCATTATGTTTACAACATACTTATTGGTAACCTATACTTGACTAGTTGCCGGGTATAATTGGTGCGAAATCTCATTAGTTAAAGCATTTTCCCATTGATTGGAGTGTTTTGGACTTGCAGACAATCATATGCAAAAACCGCaaaccaaatttaattttgaaataagatGTGGTCAGCGAGTTTCATATGATTAATAAACAAggaattaacaattaaaaaatgctttatttaaaatcatgatAACATTAAACATtacatttgtataaaaaaacttCCACTCTTAATTTCTCAAAACCAATGTCTTTTATTTAAAGCAAATGTTAAGGACAAAAGATATTGGctaaagtaaatatatttatattgaaaacaaaaaattatgttacttataatatttttctgtttttttatgatttttatattaaatatatatttttattttcttaactaataCCTAAGAtcctttatttaaaaataagttttgaacAAGATATCTATAAGCACTGAATATTTGACCACCTGAAACTAATACTATTAATGCTGAAAGTGCAATAAATGAGAAGCCAGTGACAGACTATTATACGCTCCTGCGAAATTGTCTATGTTGTGCGGATTTCAATTTCCTTATGTATAAGTATAATTGTCGTAGACCAACATGTACGTGATCATCAGTGTTGGCTTGTTATAATATTCAGAATTCGATTCTCCTAAAATAATGTTTCTATACGTACTGTGAATAAAAAGAGTATTGTGATAAATTTTCTCATTAACTAAATTTACCATGACTTGATTCCGGATAATACGTGCAAGTGCAAACACCTAACATAATTTTCAGATATCAAaagattcagaaaaaaaaatttctaatatagTATTCTTGTGCTAAGTTTTGGATGGTgcgtaataaataataatattcttttgcttgcagaaaaaaaatcagaaaaaataGTATGTACTAaactaatgctttcttttctcaattactttttttttataaaaaaatgattttaaactcAAGAGATCTATGAAGAGAATGTTTAAGTTCGTGAAGAATTATGGAAGAGGACTACAAAAGATCAAATGCGTAAACGAGAAGGCAATTGGAAAGGTTAATCAGGCCTACTTCAACGAAGACCAAATTGGAAAGGAAAGACGATACAAAGTGTTAATAAATGGCTAAAGGTTGCAATCCACAATTCACTTATTTCAATCATgttgaataatataaatttgatttagCCCATGTGTTAGGTTTATTAAGTTTGTCTTATTCctctaaagaaaatttaaaagaagtgtaaaaataagtagaagtaatatttaattagaaGAAATCTGTGAactaaataattagaaaaaatgtataaaattctCCTTTGAAGTGTATTGAATATTTCTTAATATATCTAAAACTATTTCTTAATATTTGTAAAACATCCAACGAAGCCAAAACAAAAAGCATttctcaaataataaaaattaacattctTTCAAATATTCTGTTCTCTTCCAATTTTTCTCAAATACTTCATATATAATATTCTCTTTTCCAACAAATGTCAGAGGAAGGTGGAAAGAAAGCTAATCTACAAGCCAATAATAATGGTGTTGTTAGTTGAAACTGAACAACTGCTACTGTAACGAGTTGTAGTTGTCGGCTGCATGCATATGTGCATAACGCTCTCGGGGTTCTCTATAAGTTGGAGTTGCATTCATCTTGTAACGAAAAGGTTTGTTAGGAGATATAAAACTATTAGGAAGAGACAAACCTTTGAACGTGAAAAGTGCATCAAATGTATTAAGTGATAGAGACATAAGTAGAGTAGAGTGTCGAAATGACTAATCTTTTGTTATGCCTTGTATCTCTTACGCCGTTATGTAACTTCTACCATGTTTTCAcgggatttttattttttctagggGATATTCTCCCctatcattcataaaaaaagagTATAGTGTCGATCGATCCTATATAGAATTGAGCCATGTATAAACTATTATCAAGTTAAATTAGACACCGTTGGcgttaaaaaaatgattgattgacaactcaattaatcatttttcattattaacgGTTGAAATGGAATTTTCTAACGTTGGCAACTAATCTTTGTCAGTTAATGACTATTTCTGATAATTGATGTGGGTCTGACAAAATTGAACTCAGACACGTCCCAAAATCAGGCCTACTTCAAAGAAGACCAAACTGGAAGGAAAAGACAAACGTGAATGACAATTATAAAACAGTTTCACAAgactgaaataattatttttgtccgtatataatactaataaatttatttttaaaaaataaaatttagtttttaaaagaataaaaaataagataaatatgtGTCATTGTTAACTTTGGTCtgttaatgttaaaaaaacttGCTATATGTGACACATAGTGACAAAAATATCAAAGAATTGATGTCTAGGTGAACATATGGACTAAATTTATTGACAAATACATTcttaaatttaacaatttattgatatttttgtccttcaattatataatttactGAGAAATATATCCACGAAATATATAAACCTAATTAGTTGACATCAGTAACAAGATACAAACACCAATAACACATTAGACTTagaaatttctaattttttttcttgcaaatatttattataatgtattataattagaattatatttataatgtcaACTTATCACAAATGAATCAAGACTTAAGAGGAGGTAGGGCATGgataaattttgtcaaatcttAAATGAATCATCCacaagtaaaagaaaataagtatgaGAAGTTTAGCCACCGGACTACGATGTTTTATAGTTTTCCTGCTCAATTAGTGACTacctatataattataatagtcGTCAAAGAAAAAAGTGACATATTATACCTTTAGAGATAAATTagtttcacttttttcttttacatttattataaatatataggtGATCACTAAATGAAAGGGGAGGCTATAAAAGCATTGTAGTTCTGGTTGTTAGACttctcattttgttttcttctacttGTGGATGATTCATTTAAGATTTgacaaactaatttttatttaagaactTATTCCTATTTTGtctcttcttgagtcttgatttcTGTGTGATAAGTtgacattataaatataaatataatacattataataaatatttgcaataacaaaatcagaaatttttaagtttaatgcGTTATTGATGCATGTATCTTGTTACTGATGTTAACTAATTAGATTTATATAATTTGTGGATATATTTGACAATAAGTTGTATAATTGAAGGATGAACATGCCAATAAGTTGTTAAATTAGAGACTTATTTCTCAgtaattttagtctctatattCACATGAACATCAGTTCTATGACGTTTTTGTCCATGCGTGCCACATAGGCAAGTTTTCTAATATTAATGAATGAAAGTTAATGGTGAGACAAATTTGtctcactttttacactttcgagaattaaattttgttttttcatttttcagggaCGGATTTGTCAGCACCATACATTTTTAGGGACGAAAAtgactattatatatatatatatatatatatatatatatatatatatatatatatatatatatatatatatatatatatccatgaTATCCTAAAAACTAAGAAGATGAGTAAtggaaaataattattgttttattcatGTGAAGTgcataataaaaacaatatggGAAAATGTTTAGTGACAATTTTTAGGACATTATCCATGATGGAAGCATGCCTCCATAATTGTCATACGTGGGTAATTACTAAATTACTAGAAAATGACTGATGTACTCAAGAAATGGTTAATGCTTgtaataatttagaaaatattataaatagtagAAAACATGATATAAAACAAGTCCCTAACCAAATTGatcaaatttatcttttttagtcATTTGTCTTATATTTATTGCCTTGtttacaacatttttttattgctaaTTCATTCATAAGAGTAACATAGTATAGAAACTTcaacaataatgtttttttggagTGGATTGGAAACCTAATCAAGGAGCATAATCTCTTCCTAGAGTCAATTGCCAAAATGAAATCAATTCATTGGTAATTAGTCATTTCCCACGACAAATTAGTTGTAAATTTCAcatcaatataaattttcatGCCCAGTAGGACTCTAATCATCTCAAACTAAAGTTTCCTTCACCATTATTCAATTATGATTGACACATGTAATTGAGATCAAGATTTAGCATTTTCAATTAAAGATGAATTTGACTCCAACAATGAGAAAGACTTTTGAAAACCGTATtatgaaacaaacaaacacaattaTAACCACTACAATTGTTCCTCCTATGGTAACGACTCAGGCCACTGGTAGTCCACTAACTACAACAATTTATGGACCACCTTATCACTCACAAaacttcttcatcatcaatgaGTCTGTAGGTGACATGAGACACAATCCTACAATGTAACTAGACATTTAGTTATTGTCACCACTTATGTTCCTCCATTTTCATGATACTTTACAAGTTATTAAGAACCAAATCCTGTAGTTACCCCTTCCTATATACATGTAACATCACCACATTTATTCCTTTTCTTGAGGAGTCAGATCCTGTAGTTGCACCTTTCTATATATATTCGTTAGTAGATGGAGATGAGAGTACATAATATCATGCAAGACATTTCCCAAAATCTAGGGGATATTGTCAAGCCTAAGGTGCAAAATGAGATTCAAAAGTCTAGAATAGAATTGCAATGAAAACAAGGCTACCACCAAGAGGTTTTTGGTTACTTTGATACCAAGAACCAGCCAAATGTGTTTGCAACAACACCAATCATTGCTCAACCAACATCAATGGTTTCTTGGTCTCTATAATTTCAATTTGAGACAATGCAAATGTTTAGGAAACCACCAAATGCAGATGGATTACTTTTTCACCTTAGAGCTCAAAGGGCTACTCATGTATTTTAGGCCACTACAACTAATCTTGTAGGCCAAAACTTACATTGTAAGGCTACTCTAGGTCATTCGTATGGAATTACTTAACAAGTAGTGGGGGAAACCAATTATTGACAAGTGTATGAGCCCTAGGGGTTCTTTTTAATCGTTCATGAATTAGGTAAACAATCATTTGCCATGTTTTCCCTAGTAATCACCAATGGACTTAGGGTAGAGGCATACCAATTATCAATAAGCGTATGAGCCATATGTGGGATACAATTCAGAATGACCATTATAGGTAACAATATCACTTTTTCTTATTGACAAAACCTTCATGTGGTATTCCACCTTGTCACCTAATTCCATTTAGAATTGGGCTGATATGAAAAGTTGTTTCCACTATAGATTCTAATATCCTCAACTTGACTTATATGTGGCTGACTTAATgaatacattgcaacaagtttAATGAGTCAATTACTGAATACTTGGGGAGATTCATAGCGATTGGGAATATGCTCCCTCATCTAAAGCATTTTAttagataattattttcatcCAAAGTACTATAAAAGGATAAGCCTTGATCCTAACAAAGATTTTGAAATCCAAGTCGTAAGCTTAAGAAGAAACTTCAAAAGTtgtgtgttcttttgcataaaaagcCATAGTTAGTCAAGTGTTATTATTCAACTTCTCTTATAGTGACTTTCTCATTCACTTCAATAAGATCCTTCTTGAGCCCATATTGCAACACTTGTTCCAGTTTTAGTGACCTTTGTAAAGGTTATGGTTGATGTTTAAAATAAGATCTTGCTAAAATATGTACAAGAGTTAGCTTTAATTGTCAAAGTTGTTCTATAGGGACTTGGATTCTATTAACTagaacttctatttttttattttcttttcaagtcTACTTTAAATGTGAACATGAACTTCTTTTTTCTACACACTCTTAATTATCTTATCCTCTTTTATTTTAACCCTAAACAATGTCCAATTATGTCTTTAAAACCTATATTtctttgcaatttttttctATAGGTCATAATTAACAAGAACACTTCAATTATTACCTGGCTAAACAAACGAGAAATATGAGTATCTTGCATGGGTATGAGATCTCATATTTTCTCGAAAGAACTTAAACAATGATTGtttcttataatataaaatgaagcaataaacataatttacttGAGATTCAGGTGACATtgatatttcaatttactataTTAGTTGAGATTATAGTGTTATTGCCACATTAGTTGCTTTATTTCATAAATGTTCTTTAACATCTTTTTTAGCTATATGTGTAGTTGATTTTACATTACAATTGTTGCTTGAAATGAGCTACACTAGTCCTTACAATTTagttcattattttaaattgatttgatttgaggaATTGAGGAGTAAACGTAGAGAAGTTTTCTAAAAGTCAAACATATAAAAGTAAGTAACAACCTGAGTTGtgataacaaaaattaagtGCCTTAGTCCTTCTAATTAACTTAACAAGGAAAGAATAAAATTGAGTTATTTTGAGCTTGTTTATTTAGACTCAACTATATGTGGAGTATATTGATCAACTGCGATCTCTAATAACCTATTTTATCTTCATGTTGATTGTGTTCTCCATCACTAAAGTTAGATTGATTATGTTCTCCAACAACGACAAGCTTTATGACTATGCAAGCACACGGTAGGAtcagtttatatatttttcaaaatcatttttacctttcattttcttttatatcatGCAATTGGAGTAGTTATCATTATGTATGTTTATCCACCAAGTTTTGTCATGGTATCGTTCTTCAAATTCTCATTTAGTTGTGGAGAAAGCCTtagaaacaaaaggaaaattaggagactgaaaaaaaaataggaggtGATAAAGTTAGGACAAAAAATAGTGTTTGGATCCTCTAGAGATTTGTGAATTGTGTTGTTTTATAAtgaattgttaattatttgtgcatttatatctatctatatctatattatatataaaagctCTTTCTTCTGGAGTTCCCGCTCAAAACCTTCTTCACCTATGTTATGTCATCTTCATTTTCTAACTAAAACCTCCACATTAATTGCATTCACtccatattaattatattcatgTTAACTATTCCCTTACcttcctttttaaaaaatataatctcCTACCCATTATAGTGGTATAGAGAGGATGAATGAATCTGATTTATTCATTGAAAGAGCATACTCCATATATATGTGGAGATTACAATtgaatgataaatgataattacaataattaaaactaaaaaacaataataattatctactattaaactaacaataataattatctaCAATAATAATTATCTAATGTTAAAATAACAATGATAATTATCTATTGTTAACAATTTATCAATGCATAATAATAAGAAGATATTATTAACAGACTAAGCTAGAGCTTATCCAATTCGCCCCCGCAAGATGAAGTCACCATTTGTGACCTTCATCTTGGTTGTTAGCTCCTAAAAATGTGCAGTTGCCAACGACTTTGTGAGAATGTCTGTCAATTAATCTTTTGTTGACACATGTGGCACTTGAAGTCAACCTGCTTGGACTTGTTTGCAAACAAAATGGCAGTCAAGAAATATATGCTTTATACGCAAGTGAAGCACAAGGTTTGCACATAGATAAGTTGCACCAACAGTGTCACACAAAAGACGTGGTGAGTGTGGCATGAAGACCTGCAATTCTATGAGTAGATTTAGCAACCACATGAACTCGGAAGTGGTAGTGGCAACAATCCTATATTCAACCTTTGTAGATGATCAAGCAACTATCTTTTGCCCCTCTAAAAGATGATGAAGGTAGATGTAGAGGTTCTATCATATGAGTTTCCACCCCAGTTTGTGTCCAAGTATGCGAACAATCTGTTAGTGGAAGATCTTTAAAGCAGTATATCATAGTTGATGGTGTGCTTTAGGTAACAAGGCAAGCATTTCAGATGCTGCAAATGAAGAGTTATGGGTTTATGCATGT
This region of Glycine soja cultivar W05 chromosome 17, ASM419377v2, whole genome shotgun sequence genomic DNA includes:
- the LOC114392757 gene encoding scarecrow-like protein 32; protein product: MTQFTPPLPPLHHQITSLLPNPNMMNKNQIPRPRPWPASGFPTTSKALSNLGDANCMEQLLVHCANAIETNDVTLAQQILWVLNNIAPHDGDSNQRLASGFLRALTARAAKTGTCKMLVSAGTNLSIDTHRFNIIELANFVDLTPWHRFGFTAANAAVLEATEGFSVVHIVDLSLTHCMQIPTLVDAIASRQHHDASPPIIKLTVADACCRDHIPPMLDLSYEELGAKLVSFARSRNVIMEFRVVSSSYQDGFASLIEHLRVQQEQQQHFVYAAEPSTPSEALVINCHMMLHYIPDETLSDTTDLTSYVYDSSSSAAVSVTPTSSLRSLFLKSLRGLDPTVVILVDEDADLTSNNLVCRLRSAFNFLWIPYDTVDTFLPRGSKQRQWYEADTCWKIENVIAHEGLQRVERVEPKNKWEERMKNASFQGVGFSEDSVAEVKAMLDEHAAGWGLKKEDEHIVLTWKGHNVVFASAWLPA